The Rosa rugosa chromosome 1, drRosRugo1.1, whole genome shotgun sequence genomic sequence GTCTTCTGAGTCGTCTCTAATATGTATGCCAAAATAGAAATTCATTATGCTTTCACAATTCCCCTAAATGTAATAGTGAGTAGGAACTATAGCTTAGTGGACGTAGCCGTTATATAAAATTAACTCAAGCAAACTCATTCAAGTACATAGCAACTACTCAGACCACTCACTGAAAACAGAATACCACAAGTGCTAAccgcatatatatataactccAAGAGGACAGAATAAATGCCAAATATACCTCTTCAAAAGCTGGAGTATTATGAACAATAGAAGTGATCAATGAAATGAGTCGAAGTTATGTCAAATCCTCACACCCACAACATTATGAACTCAGTAACAAGAAAGAGACTTCAATTTGGCCTACTGCAAAGAGGTCACATCTGATGAGATTCCAGGCTTCCACCTTTCCAATATTCCATGGAGATCTTGAGCTGCTGAGATACGAAAACCAGATATCAAATCCAACATAAAAAAGATTCAGTTCCACTACAAATTGACATGTTCAAACAAACGAATTTACCTTTTCAGGAGCTGGGGCTTAAGAAAGAAGAGGAATGATGATATCCTGGGGGGTGATAAAATGAAATTCCCCCAGACATTAAACAGAGTCTTCAATGTGCAGAGGTGAGCATGACATGAAAATCTTGAACATGAAATCAAATGAGACTTTTGGATCATTTCTGCTGTTCCACTGTTTCAATGCAGCGAAAATCTTCAGCTGCTGATAtaagaagattagcaaatttGCGTCATTCATAATAGACTCCAATAAGAAGATTAGCCTTTTTTGCAAATTCAATCCATGTAACTAAATGTCATATGGTGACTTGATACACTAAAGTGATGATAACTTACTCAGCTATCAAGTTTAGCCCTGGCCTTGATATACAGTTTATTGGTTACATCTTGAATTTATGCAATTTGTTTGATCGTTGGCCTTACCCAATGCACAATGAGTTCTGAGGCTAAATTTTAAAGGCGCCTTCCTAATTAGTAAAGAGTAGAAACTGATACTAAGAGATATAGATTGAGTGAGAGCATGAATTAAAGATCATATCAATCTATTGAGTGGTaatgagaagatggaaaagaAATAAATACTTGCATTAATTTGAAAGTAGCTAGAGAGGCAGAGACTACGAGTAAAGATGAGACATGTCAGACGAGTCAGTAAGCGTCTTCAGATCCACATATTGAGTTGTAAACTTCATCTTTGGACAGTCAAAAGAGACTCAATCAAGATGCAGAGGATATCaaattgaaaacagaaaaaagaaaatgattggTGAACTAATTACGTACCAAGGAATTGGATGGATGACGTTGTTGATCAATCCTCTTGTTCGATCCAAACTCCATCTTTTTGTACAGTTTTGCGATCAATTCTGATGTTTGGGATGTGAGAAATCTTGGACCACTCCGGGCATTGCCTGTCTTTGCAACTTTGGGAGAGAATGGGACAACGGTAGATGATCAAATTCTGAAGCAGCGGCGTCTTCCTCCTCCGAAGGAAGTCTGGCAGTGTCTTCAGCTTATGGCAGTCCTCGATGGATAAAGTAGAAAGGCGTGGCATGAAACAAGTTGGTGACGATGAAGTAGCATCATTCTCATCATGATGATCCCATTCTTCCCACTCCCGCATTCTAGAGAACTCGAGTTGTTTCAGATTGGGGAACAATATAACTTGATGATCAGGTGAGTACTCAAATCCAACCTTTTTCACTTTTTCCATTCCTTGAAATCTGAGTGTCTCAAGGGACCCCAAGTAGCCCAAAACCGAAAGAGGCACATACTTACAAAACAAGTTCTGAGAGAAGGTCAGGCTTTTCAAGTTAATTAAAGAGGAGGTCCAATTGGGGTAGTACAGGGTGCTGCCACCGTAACCATGGATCAGTAAGGATTCAAGATTTGAATTTGGCTGTAAGGCATTCAATACTGCTTCCTGGATGGTACTCTGGTTGACCTCGCTCTCCTGGGTGAACGCTAGTATCAAATGAAGAAGGTGTTTCTTGTTCACCAATTTGGCTTTCTTCGCATCACTCGCAGCACTATCTTTCAATTTGCCCACCAATACGATCCAAAGCGTCCCCTGAAGCTCGTCCATGTCTCTCAAATCACTTAACCTCAATGCTTCTTCATCTCCACTACCAATAAACACAGGCAGATCTAGCGTCCGTAGACTTTTCAACCTCGCAATTGATTTGGGCAACTTCAGCCGAATACCCTGAGCATGAAGATGCTGCAAGCTGGTCAACTTTCCCATGGCCTCGGGTAACTTTTTAAGGCTATCGCACCGATCAACTCGCAAGGTTTGCAAATTGACTAAATTACACAAACTATCAGGTAATTTCTTCAGCCTCCGATTTTCGGATAAATCCAAATACCTCAAGTGCACCAACTCGCCAACCTCGTCCGGAACTTCTTCGATATCGTTGTCACTCAAATTCAACGTCCTCACGCATTTTAATTGTAAAATCAACTCTCGGCTGAGACTTGTAATTTCACAATTAAATGTTGTAATGGTCCGCAGACGTTGACAATGGTCAAAAGAAAGGGGAAAAGGTCCTTCGGGTGCAAACATTTTTATGGTCAAATGACCAAGCTTATTGGGCAATTCTATTCTCTCCTCCCCACCTTTGAACTCAACGATTAAACATTCGTTCTTGGTTAAATATTGGAGAAAGTCGTGCACAATATCATGCATTTGGCACTCTTCAAtatctccaaattcatcttccttGAAATTTTGGAAGAAAGATCGCATTACCAAGTTATCGAAATATGATTCTCCAATGTCCATCATTATCTTTTCTTTGTTCCCAACTGAACCAAGAAAACCTTGTGACATCCACAACTCAATCAAAACTCTTTTGTCAATTATATGATCCTTTGGGAAAGTAACACAATATAAGAGACAACGCTTGATCATTGGAGTTAAATCATAATAACTTAGTAATAGCGGTTGGAAAACTTGTTTCTCCACTATGTCTAACCCCCATATCTTACTACTCAAAACATCTTGCCATTCTTTATTGGTTTTCTTGGAGCGCATTAGACCCCCTAAAACCTTTGCAAGAAGAGGCAAACCTTTACACCGTTTTACAATGTCTTTACCCAAAGATTCTAACACTTTAGACTCATCTCTTTCCCTCTCGGCCAAAGCAATGTGATAGAATATTGACCAACAACATTGTTCACTCAACTTCTCCAAATGGATCATATTCGCAGAGGTTACTCCCATCATCATAGCAACTTCCTCTTTCCGTGTGGTCACCAATATTCTACTACCTACAAGACCACTTTGTAAAGATAGCTTTAATTGTTCCCACTTTCTGTCATCATCAGTCCACACATCATCTAGCACAAGGAGAAACTTTTGGCCTTCAATATTTCTTTGTATACATTTCAATAAAGGTTGCAAATCATTTGAATTTGGAGCATCATCTTTATTGAGATCTTCAATAATAGCTTTGGCAATTTTGATCTCACTAAAGGGGTCTGAAACACAAACCCATATCCTTTTTGTGAAATTTAACTTCACCTTTTCATTATTGTAGACTATCTGGGCAAGAGTAGTTTTTCCCATACCCCCCATCCCTACTATAGGGATAACTAAGGGGTTCCTCTCTTCTTGACTACTCTCGCCGACCAACTTGCCCACAACTACTTCAGTTTCATCTTCCCTCCCAAATGTCTTGGAGAGATCGATCAAAGATGAAGTCTCAAACCTCTCAAGTTGTTCAAAGACTCTTTCAGTGTTTAGAAAGTTATAGCTTAGTCTTTCTCTAGCAATCTCATTCAACCTATCACTCAGATCTTGTATTCTACGAGCAATGTCACGGCGGTGGATCACTCGATTAACTTggccaaaacaaaaacagtTGGAGGGTACGAAGAAACATACCTTCTTCTTGgtaacagcagcagcagcagtactAGTACTACTACCTTCACCACCTTGTTGGTGATGATCAACTTGTTGTATGAGAATCTCAGTAGTCCACTCATCAAGCACGTCGTCCATCTCGTAGGACACATCTTTGAGCTTCTCCAGCCAGTCTCTGacgatggcttccttgacttgcCTCTTCTCTGCATCCTCGAGCACGGCCTGAATAGCTTTCAGATTGCTGGTGATCTTGGCAACTTCTTTCTCGACCCCCACAACCAGTCTCACCTCTTTCTCTATTTGTTGATAGGTTATTGAAGCCAGTTGTTCCAGTAGCACGGAAACGAAAGCGTCAGCCATTGTTGGCGGCTGTTGGAGTTACTTGATGGAAGCtcggaaaagaaaagagaggtcGATCAAAGTAGCTAAGAGTAACAAGCTGTGTCCATACATATATGATGTATAATTGTACATTACCATTATTTGGTGATTGGGTCGACCGACATCCACATGTGACGTCCAAGGAAACGACAGTCTTCTATTATGAAAAGAATAAAGACATGGGCCATGTTAGGTAGTATGCATTATTGGTCAACTTCGATCAGTGATATTAGGTAGTCGTGTCCCTCGTGTGGTTAAATTTAGGGAATATCTTTCCATCTTGCTGAATATTTGAAATAAATTttgttaaagaaaaataaagttaaaaaaggaaaagataagATAATATCTTATCTTATTTAAAGTAAGGTTCCATCATAAACAATAAAGAAAAAGTAAGGTAAAAAGAATAAAGACATGGGTCATGCTAGTGGCATCTTTATTCTAAAGTTTGCATTATGGGTCAAATTCGATCAGTCTGAACAGTCTCTGTTGGACCAAGTCATATTTCTTCATGCTCGACAACACTACACATTCTCAGTAAATATGTTGAAGAAAAATTTGATTCACCATATTAGTTGAAATGACTGGGCATGAAGTGATGATCAGGCAAAAAAATGGTGGGTAAATTAAACTGATGCTTGACAGCCTTGGCCTCGAATTAAGAAAAGAGACGGCGCAGTAGAACTATGACTCGGTCAGACTCGACTGCTCCTAGAGACCCAGTTTTCTATATGGAATCTTTGATCTATATACACACGTGTGAACTCTGGAGTGTAGTATATATAATTCTGGCGTATATACAGTACATACTAGAAAATGCAACCGCGCGATGCCGCGGGAATTTGATTTGTTAGTTGTTAAAATTTTTTTATGTAGTGCTTAGTTGTTAAACAATTCTTTTTGTAATTATGATAAAAAATGTAATAGATCATAGTTACATAAGTTTGAGAAATACAATTTTAGATTGTAACTTAAGCAGATTATGGCCGATTCATAAACAAAGTTTCTATAGTGCAAGTTTTAATAAGCTGCTTGAACAGATTACACATTTGCGAGAACTACAATTACAGAAATATGATTAATGAAACTCTTCCATTTTttagattaaaaaaagaaactcTTCCATTtttaagattaaaaaaaaaaaaactactttaggtatcatttgtagaaatttacaaatacaaaacagaattgttctttcataaaaaaatatatataaaaaaaaaactgaaaagatatggcaaaataaaaaataaataaataaataaataaaagacagATTGTAATTTTAGTTAAAAGTTGGGGGCAAAACCGTCATTCCACTGTTACATGAACAGTGGATCTATCTTTAGTATTatgtataatataatataatggGAGTGGCATGGACCTCTTTCTGTGAGTAGTCCAAAACAGTATTCAACCAAAGTTACTGGTGTTGGTCCTTAGATAaatattatttaattaatttttatctTGATTGTCATGAATTTGGTCCTAGTTGCTGCACAAtgatgttatatatatatatatatatatatataatatacagAGGCgatctgaagcggacgtccgcggAATTGAAAAGTGCGGATGAAACAACGTGTCAGCCATTGGTTGGTTTAATTACAAAACTCATATGCGGTCCCACCTACAAAGTTATTCATCTTCTCTATCACCTGGAACAATCTCACAGACCATACACTACCACTGACTTCTCACATCTACAGAAATTGAACAGTTGTCTATATTAATGTAATTGATGTAAAGCTTTTATCAagatctctttttccttttggaTTGAACCACAATCAAGCAAACCCAAAAATCTCAgacaaaaaaagaacaaaaaaaagaaacccagaaatgaatTATGTAAATGAAAACATGAATGTCCAAACTACCATACAGAGAATAGGAGAAGATTCTGGGAGATCAGTACCAAAGTACTGTCAAcccagaaaataaaagaagaagaagaaagaaacctATTTCAAGATTCATCGATGAGATGCGACCATGGAAACACTCCTCTCAAGCCCACCGCGGCCACATCGCCTTGATCGATGCCGTCACCTCACCGCTGCCCAACTTTGGCACGCCGTCAATTCtgtctccttctctctctccgaaATGGGCATCTGAAAGGAAACATCGTCATCCTCCTCTCCCCCAACTCAATCTTTTTCACCATCTTCTGCCTGGCCGTAATGTCCCTCGGCGTCATCATAAGTTCATAACCACCACCAACCCCCTCAATACCACTGGCCGGTGAAATCACTAAACAGGTTACTGATACGAAATCCATTCTCACTTTGACAACTCGCAAACTACTCCTCAATACCACCACTGACTTTGCTATTTTTTATATCAgtgaaaatctgaaaatttcaaagTCTTctccttttctattttttaacaGCACTCACTCCTTTTCTTATGAAACCCACCTTAATAAACTTGTGATTGAGAAAGTTTTCTGGGAATCCAACGCCAAAGACATCATTTTTAACAGCAAAGACAGTAGATTCAAAGAGGCTAAACATGGTTTGCGAGCAGAAGAGCTTAACTAAAACAGAGTATAGCAAAAGAGCTTTCCTGGGTTAGCGTTCAGGCTGTTCCTGTGCGATCATTTCATGCCAAAATTGGGCTGCCTTTTAATTGCCCAGAAAACTCTTTGATGAAATGGTGTTCCATGTTCTCCTCAATAACAAGGTGTTGGTAGCGGTTCAGGGAGGCGAGGATTAGAGAAGATGATTTGGGTGGGACCCACATAATGAGCTGTTGAAACCTGAAATTAAGTTGACTTGGTGCAATGTTCTTTAACCAATGGATGCCTGACACGTGTTTCGTCCGCATTTTCCAACTTTGCGGGCATCCTCTTCCGAACCttcctgatatatatatatatatatatatatatataatattattgacCTCAGTAAAACTTTTATCAGAGGTAATAAAGTTTTATCGGAAGACAATAACTTCTTTTATTGTGGGCAATAAAAATTTTATTAACTTTTATCGAGagcaataaaagttttattagCTTTTATTGAGAGACAATAAAacttctattgggggcaatagcaACTTTTAGTAGGGGTCAATAaatttcttaaaatttttaTAAGATCTCCGATGACCTTCCCGTGGACCTCCGGCAAGAGTCTGGCAACCTCTAGCAAAGTCCAAATTTTATTGGTTTTATTGtccccaataaacatttattgggggcaataaatttttttatttggtgggggcaataaaaaattattgggaggcaataaaagtCTACGACAACCTCTAAAGTGACCTATGAGATTTCCAGTGACCTCTTTGGTGAAGTCTGGCAATTTCCAGTGACCGAAATGCCGCGGCTGGTGATAGTTCGACggggtttccggccacctccggggagtGAGGGGTGAGAGCAAAATAGTCCCAAAATAAAAACTTGATTGGGTTAGGAAACAAAATGAGACATCTTAAGGGTGGGGTGAAAACTAATAATTAGGTGAGTTAAGAGGGATTAATgtccctagaattagggtaaatagACATTTTCCCTAAATTTAACTCTTTCAAAGAGCAACTTTGTAGTAGTGCTCTCATCTTTTCAATGACTGTAAAAGACTACAGGGTTTATAACTACATCGCTATTAAAAAGAATCAAAATCGCCTAAACAAAGGAAAAGAACCTCAGTAAAGAAGACTCAAAGATAGTCGGGCAGGCGTGCAACTCAAAATTTTCCTTCCTCTCAAACGGGGTTTCAGTTAAGACCACAATTGATAAGAATTATTCAAATTTTTTCACTAAGCCTCCGAATTCTCAGAACCCATCAAGCTAGTTCACcaagttcaaacttcaaagtctTGATCACCAATATTTTCCCCAACAACCTCGACAAACTTATGAAACCACCGAATGCTAGTCTACCTTGATATATACTCCAGCATTTCTTAATTATCTTTGCCAATTATCAAAAATTCTAGCTGCTAAACGAAGTCAATTCTTGAAGCGTGCTCACCAATACAACTAATTGTTAATCAACACAAGACATAGTAGGTGTCTACAAGGAATTGTTTATCAACACAAGCTAGTAGGTGTCTGGAAAACTTCAAACAAAATGTCATAGAAAATGGTTAATCATGCTAACTTGAAATTAATTAAAGCAATTCATCTGTCATGATATATGC encodes the following:
- the LOC133725082 gene encoding putative disease resistance protein RGA3 — its product is MADAFVSVLLEQLASITYQQIEKEVRLVVGVEKEVAKITSNLKAIQAVLEDAEKRQVKEAIVRDWLEKLKDVSYEMDDVLDEWTTEILIQQVDHHQQGGEGSSTSTAAAAVTKKKVCFFVPSNCFCFGQVNRVIHRRDIARRIQDLSDRLNEIARERLSYNFLNTERVFEQLERFETSSLIDLSKTFGREDETEVVVGKLVGESSQEERNPLVIPIVGMGGMGKTTLAQIVYNNEKVKLNFTKRIWVCVSDPFSEIKIAKAIIEDLNKDDAPNSNDLQPLLKCIQRNIEGQKFLLVLDDVWTDDDRKWEQLKLSLQSGLVGSRILVTTRKEEVAMMMGVTSANMIHLEKLSEQCCWSIFYHIALAERERDESKVLESLGKDIVKRCKGLPLLAKVLGGLMRSKKTNKEWQDVLSSKIWGLDIVEKQVFQPLLLSYYDLTPMIKRCLLYCVTFPKDHIIDKRVLIELWMSQGFLGSVGNKEKIMMDIGESYFDNLVMRSFFQNFKEDEFGDIEECQMHDIVHDFLQYLTKNECLIVEFKGGEERIELPNKLGHLTIKMFAPEGPFPLSFDHCQRLRTITTFNCEITSLSRELILQLKCVRTLNLSDNDIEEVPDEVGELVHLRYLDLSENRRLKKLPDSLCNLVNLQTLRVDRCDSLKKLPEAMGKLTSLQHLHAQGIRLKLPKSIARLKSLRTLDLPVFIGSGDEEALRLSDLRDMDELQGTLWIVLVGKLKDSAASDAKKAKLVNKKHLLHLILAFTQESEVNQSTIQEAVLNALQPNSNLESLLIHGYGGSTLYYPNWTSSLINLKSLTFSQNLFCKYVPLSVLGYLGSLETLRFQGMEKVKKVGFEYSPDHQVILFPNLKQLEFSRMREWEEWDHHDENDATSSSPTCFMPRLSTLSIEDCHKLKTLPDFLRRRKTPLLQNLIIYRCPILSQSCKDRQCPEWSKISHIPNIRIDRKTVQKDGVWIEQED